The DNA segment ccattagcacgtctgaaaacgtctgcacacttacccgctgcaccgtactctgacatgcaccaacacacctctgcgtatgtggactgctgccatcgctaccgtgcgacgatcgcaggtcagttgcaccgcatggtcataccccgaggtgatttaaacccgcaaaccgcccaccagagcgttgtttcatcatgtatcagcattatccttaatttatgagcatgggtgtagaaggattcatccgaatgggacggacattggcagatgtgatgcacatgtacgaaCAAGCAAAtgatttcagaagaattggatgatttattcgaaagaaagagcttcacgaattgaccATGTCAATTACGCCTTGGTACACCTCTGGTCCTTACTCAAGCAGTTTTTCGGCTCGGCCTTCATTGCgaaagttgctggatgtcctcctgaggaaatTCCCTCTGTGTCTGGgctgacattatcttgctgaaacgtaatcccaggatggcttgccttgaCAGGCAAAAAACAGAGCggggaatatcgtcgacgtaccgtctCGCTGTAAGAGTGCCATGGATGCCAACCAAATGGGTCCTACTTTGAGCGCACAGCGTCACTCATGGCTGTCGGcgtggcgggcgacagtcacgttggtatcccaatGCTGTCCGAGGCGTTTCCAGGCGGGTCTTTGGCCACAACCCCGTTGACTGGGGCagagttgtcttcagcgatgagtccctcttcgaactgagccccatcCACCAGCAAAGGTGTGTCTGGAGATGCGCCGGACAGCGCGATATCCAACTGGCTCTCGCGCGTCATACGGCCCAACGACCAAGAATAATCGTCTGGGGTGCCATCTTATTTTATAGCAgcaaccctttggttgtcatctgcgctctcacagcacagcggtacgtcgacgatattctacgccccgttttgttacagttcttggtaagccatcctggacttacatttcgtCCACCTGcgcacggtgagagtttctgctgctagtCTTTGTCCtcgtcaaaccctaccttgacgAGCAACgtcgccggatatctccccaactgagaaagtttagagcatTAGGGGTAGCGCGCTTTAACCAGCAATGGACTGCAAAGTATGCAGATGGAGAGACTTGTCGTCGCCGGATATGAGTTGTCCACAGGATCCAGAAGCTCGGGAAACAGACGCAGGTTAACACAAATATGAAACAGCCGCAGTTGGCAGCGCGCTCCCCGTTACGTCTGCTGGCGACCTCATTAATAATTCCCCGAGACCTCTGCGGAAGCGACGCGCCCGGGATTACCCTCACAGCAACAGGTTTCAGCCAgcgggcggtggtggtggtggtcgccGCAGCAGAAAAAACATCTCCTCCCTTCCGTGTTCCAGGAGCATTTACATCTGTTCCATATTTAAGACTCGGAATGTGTTTTACACTTCCCTGAACACAATTCGGCAATAAATTTCATACTAGGTGCCTTAACATTCTATACAAATAATTCATTCAAGTACTTAACCAGTAGATGTGCCGCAATCTGTTACCAGAAAACCGACTCTTATTATTCACGCAGTCTATCCTACGAACCACGGATGGAGATAACAGGGTGAATTCGACGTTTGCAGGTTGTGAAAAGGTAATTTCCAGGGTAACCCAGTAACGTGTTGTAGGACAGcgattcatcatcaccatcatcatcaccatcatcttcaCAGCCATTAGCGCCTTCATCATCATCTGTATAGTCATAACCACCATCATTATCTACGTCGTCTACATTGCCTTCATCGTAACAAGTGTAATTATCATCTACGTCGTCTACATTGCCTTCATCGTAACAAGTGTAATTATCATCTGCATCGTCACCAGCGTCGTCATCGTcaccagcatcatcatcatcaccagcatcatcatggtcgtcaGTGCCATTATGGGTACCAGCTATGTTACCATCACCAGCATCGTCATCACCAGCATCGTCATCACCAGCAACATCGTCATCACCAGCAACATCGTCATCACCAGCAACATTGTCATCACCAGCAACATCGTCATCACCAGCAACATCGTCATCACCAGCAACATCGTCATCACCAGCAACATCGTCATCACCAGCAACATCGTCATCACCAGCAACATCGTCATCACCAGCAACATCGTCATCACCAGCAACATCGTCATCACCAGCAACATCGTCATCACCAGCAACATCGTCATCACCAGCAACATCGTCATCACCAGCAACATCGTCATCACCAGCAACATCGTCATCAGCAACATCGTCATCAGCAACATCGTCATCAGCAACATCGTCATCAACAACATCGTCATCAACAACATCGTCATCAACAACATCGTCATCAAAATCAGTGCCGTCATCGTCACCAGTGCCGTCATCAGCAACAGAGCCTTCATGTCATCAGTGCCTTCATTTTCATCAGTGCCTTCATCAGTgtgtcatcatcaccaccatcatcatcgtcatcagtggCACCAATCTGACATCCACTGGTAGATAAGGAACTTCTCCAAATTTTTTCACTCATTACAATCGTCAAAGACACATCCAGGTGGCTCCTGCATGTTTCCTACATCACCTACTCTGGTTCCATTGTATTAACTGACTCGCTATTTTCTTAGCTTTCGTAATCCAGCAAGCAACATTCATGGTCCAGCTGTCGTCCACAAGCCTTGATACATGTCCCGCCcactcttttattattattattatttcttttccttctcagacgttatgtctgattaaaaatggaaagtaacgcagaccttgatcaagcgtgacttccttttaactgttatattgcatttaggaactttcgggtaattgaacatgtatcaataattacagatttctgtagttgtatatatacgtttggatatagctgtattgcattgatgtactggtggatattgtgtgatatgactcctgtagttgatagtataattggtatgtcaactttatcctgatgccacatgtccttgacttcctcagccagttggatgtatttttcaattttttctcctgttttcttctgtatatttgttgtattgggtatggatatttcaattagttgtgttaatttcttctttttattggtgagtatgatgtcaggtttgttatgtggtgttgttttatctgttataatggttctgttccagtataatttgtattcatcgttctccagtacattttatggtgcatacttgtatgtgggaacgtgttgttttattagtttatgttgtatggcaagttgttgtatTATttatgctacattgtcatgtcttctggggtattctgtatttgctagtattgtacatccgcttgtgatgtgatctactgtttctatttatctgcatttatctgttgtggtattgggatctttaataatatgcttgctgtaatatctggtgtttattgtttgatcctgtattgcaatcatgaatctttccgtctcactgtatatattgccttttcttagccatgtgttggatgcgtcttgatcaatgtgtggctgtgttagatgattcgggtgcttgccatgtagttttctttttccaatttactttctttatatctgttgatgttatgtgatctaaagggttgtagaagtggttatgaaattgcagtggtgtagccgatatatttatatgagtgattgctttgtgtattttgctagtttctgctcgttctataaagaattttcttaaattgtctacctgtccataatgtaggttttttatgtcgataaatccccttcctccttcctttctgcttaatgtgaatctttctgttgctgaatgtatgtgatgtattctatatttgtggcattgtgatcgtgtaagtgtattgagtgcttctaggtctgtgttactccatttcactactccaaatgagtaggtcaatattggtatagcataagtatttatagcttttgtcttgtttctggctgtcaattctgttttcagtattttcgttagtctttgtctatatttttcttttagttcttctttaagaTTTGTCTTATCtactcctattttttgtctgtatcctagatatttataggcatctgttttttccatcgcttctatgcagtcgctgtggttatccaatacatAATCttattgtttagtgtgttttcccttgactacgctatttttcttacatttgtcggttccaaaagccatatttatttcattgctgaataattctgttatctttagtaattggttgagttgttgatttgttgctgccagtcgtagttttagatcatccatgtatagcaaatgtgtgattttgtgttggtatgttccagtaatattatacccataatttgtattatttagcatgttggatagtgggttcagagtaaGGCAGaaacagaaaggacttaatgagtctccttggtatattccacgcttaatctgtattggctgtgatgttgaatttgttttgatattaagtgtgtttttccaatttttcattactatgtttacgaactgtatcaatttagggtctactttgtatatttccaatatctgtagtaaccatgagtggggtacactatcaaaacctttttggtaatcaatgtatgcgtagtgtagcgacctttgtttagttttagcttgatatgtcacctctgcatctattatcagctgctctttacaccctcgtgctcctttgcagcagcctttttgttcttcatttataattttgttctgtgttgcatgtgtcattaatttctgtgtaatgactgaagttaatattttgtatattgttggtaggcatgttatgggacgaTATTTTGCTTGGTTTGCTGTGTCTGTtttatctttaggtttcagataagttattccttctgTAAGTGTTTCAGAGACTGTGTATGggactgcaatgtaactgttaaataatttagttagatgtgaacgtgttgaggtgaacttctttacccagaaatttgctattttatcttttccagaggctttccaaatgtgtgtagaattaattgctcgggtgacttcatgttgcaaaattatcacttcaggcatttgtggtatcagcttgtatgtatctgtttctgcttgtatccaccgtgcatgtcttatgttgcaccgggtttgaccatattttGCTCCAGAACTGTTCCAtgcctgttatgtttggtggattgtctattttaatgtgtgtgttatctattgtctggtgaaatttcttttggtttgtgttgaatgtttggttttgtttccttctattttcacttttttgtatcttctaagtcgtttggccaatgcttgtaatttctgcttcttttcatctaattgctctctctcttcctgttgtgagattttacctaacctttttcgttttttgtctgatatttcatttcttataatttgtgttagctgtccgatgtcttttctcagttttctattccggtctgtagcctgtgttgccatgctggttttgtgggtttcttctgtgtgttggttggttctcatctctgcctagtgtgtatatttagtgtagtgagtgctcctatataaaccagtagttgtaactcttccatagttgtattttcatttattttgttgtgtatgattgtgttgatagttgtaattgttgtttcgacttgtgggttatttggtggtctgtgcaagaatggtctaatgtctgtatttgtgtctttgtattctatatatgtgagctgaaatttttcttctatatctaacgtgtgtgtcacttcgtgttctatttgtgcttgttctggtggctgtctgaagatttcgttttcctctgattgtttgattgatgtgtgttgttctttgtttgtttgctctgggatgtttgagtccattactgtattttcttcttcttctgattgcacattattttgttccagtatttgttgtacttgttgtttgatgttttctaattctgacttggGTATCCTGTTATTTCGATTAttgcacggatctgatcagctagtcgttgttttgttaaaaattttaattctgggtatctggtaataaatgttgtgtgtacttgtgatctgtatccagttgtgttggttcctaggtttgttgcttggtaatgacagagcatgaggtgtcggttaactttatctgaccatctcatcctctgtctttgttttccttctagagtggttggagGAAGCATATCCCGCAatacacctctatttggatttaaatcattttccgtgtggctagcagtgtcgttaccattgtggacgggcatagggttcaagcgtcgtccccgaccatgacagcgcttgtccgaggcttcattagttctgtcctgaaccaagtaatcacactaaaaa comes from the Schistocerca piceifrons isolate TAMUIC-IGC-003096 chromosome 9, iqSchPice1.1, whole genome shotgun sequence genome and includes:
- the LOC124716673 gene encoding uncharacterized protein LOC124716673, encoding MDCKVCRWRDLSSPDMSCPQDPEARETDAGQRFIITIIITIIFTAISAFIIICIVITTIIIYVVYIAFIVTSVIIIYVVYIAFIVTSVIIICIVTSVVIVTSIIIITSIIMVVSAIMGTSYVTITSIVITSIVITSNIVITSNIVITSNIVITSNIVITSNIVITSNIVITSNIVITSNIVITSNIVITSNIVITSNIVITSNIVITSNIVITSNIVITSNIVITSNIVISNIVISNIVISNIVINNIVINNIVINNIVIKISAVIVTSAVISNRAFMSSVPSFSSVPSSMQAALGRVATAACRRVFSSALRLAFPASLLPCH